A DNA window from Salvelinus namaycush isolate Seneca chromosome 30, SaNama_1.0, whole genome shotgun sequence contains the following coding sequences:
- the LOC120024816 gene encoding GPI mannosyltransferase 3-like has product MFYGKWTLVQYNFLKFNVFHNVAEFYGSHPWHWYFTQGFVVVIGPHLPFFLYGCTLASKRYRIMLITIVWTVMVYSCLAHKEFRFIYPVLPFCMVFCGIALVNLRTWRRPTACALLVSNLVPALYTVLLHQRGTLDVMGHLQTLCDNSDPSTPPLPEVLFLMPCHSTPFYRMSTRSHRRQELCR; this is encoded by the exons ATGTTCTATGGAAAG TGGACCCTGGTGCAGTACAACTTCCTTAAGTTTAATGTTTTTCACAACGTGGCTGAGTTCTATGGCTCTCATCCATGGCACTGGTACTTTACTCAGGGTTTTGTGGTCGTCATTGGCCCTCATCTTCCTTTCTTCCTGTATGGATGCACACTGGCTTCAAAAAGATACAGAATCATGTTAATAACAATAGTCTGGACAGTAATGGTTTACAG TTGTCTTGCGCACAAGGAGTTCAGATTCATCTACCCTGTTTTGCCTTTCTGCATGGTATTTTGTG GTATAGCTTTGGTGAATCTGAGAACCTGGAGACGGCCTACCGCATGTGCCTTATTGGTCTCCAACCTAGTCCCAGCCCTGTACACAGTTCTGCTTCACCAGCGAGGCACACTGGATGTCATGGGTCACCTCCAGACCCTGTGTGACAACAGCGATCCTTCAACCCCGCCACTGCCTGAAGTCCTCTTTCTAATGCCCTGTCACTCTACACCTTTCTACAG AATGTCCACCAGATCTCACAGGAGACAAGAGCTATGTCGATGA
- the LOC120025202 gene encoding protein PIGBOS1 — MFRRRIPFAQIAFATVLGVAGGVYIYRPMFEPQHNNSVPETLSQTEDNWMPESQGQSRDSNNVPEGPGQYEINRTV; from the coding sequence ATGTTTCGACGAAGGATACCCTTTGCACAGATAGCCTTTGCCACTGTGCTAGGAGTTGCTgggggagtttatatatatagacCCATGTTTGAGCCCCAGCACAATAACTCTGTTCCAGAGACTTTGAGTCAAACTGAGGACAATTGGATGCCTGAAAGCCAAGGACAGTCTAGAGATAGCAACAATGTGCCCGAGGGGCCTGGACAGTATGAAATCAATAGAACTGTGTAG